One part of the Bacillus sp. FJAT-27916 genome encodes these proteins:
- a CDS encoding GNAT family N-acetyltransferase yields MYYGVDGLMIRPIMEQDLPILWSLIYKEESPEWKKWDAPYFEHKQIPLEEYLAKKDQIIGQDKQWAIEVKGEVIGTVSYYWEHQPSLWLEMGIVIYNPRYWNGGYGTKALRLWTNHLFNTLPLVRVGFTTWSGNERMICLGEKLGMTMEARLRKCRYYNGRYYDSIRMGLLREEWELNALFHS; encoded by the coding sequence ATGTATTACGGGGTTGATGGACTGATGATTCGGCCAATTATGGAGCAGGACCTGCCAATATTATGGTCATTAATTTATAAAGAAGAGTCTCCTGAATGGAAAAAGTGGGATGCTCCATACTTCGAGCATAAGCAAATACCGTTAGAAGAATATTTAGCTAAAAAAGATCAGATTATCGGTCAAGATAAACAGTGGGCTATTGAGGTAAAAGGCGAGGTGATTGGAACCGTCAGTTATTATTGGGAGCATCAGCCATCCCTTTGGCTGGAAATGGGGATTGTCATTTATAATCCGAGGTATTGGAATGGAGGGTATGGGACTAAGGCTCTCCGTCTATGGACCAATCATTTGTTTAATACCCTGCCATTGGTCCGAGTAGGTTTTACTACTTGGTCGGGGAATGAACGGATGATTTGTCTTGGTGAAAAGCTTGGCATGACGATGGAGGCAAGGCTTCGAAAATGTCGTTACTATAATGGAAGGTATTATGATTCCATCCGAATGGGCCTTTTAAGAGAAGAATGGGAGTTGAATGCATTGTTTCATTCATAA
- a CDS encoding GNAT family N-acetyltransferase: protein MITELQTERLILRKIKASDSTALFKIWSDREVTRFMNITRLTEEREALDIIAMLDGFFQEGKAIRYSIIHAESNQIIGSCGFNFLDFENLKTEIGYELGKEYWGKGYAGEAINCLVDYAFHTLHFNRVEAKVEPENSNSIRLLEKLHFQFEGTLRKSEKSKGLLIDLNMYSKLITD from the coding sequence TTGATTACCGAATTACAAACGGAACGATTAATACTTAGAAAAATAAAAGCTTCAGACTCCACTGCCTTATTTAAAATCTGGTCTGATAGGGAAGTTACCAGGTTCATGAACATCACTCGTTTAACGGAAGAACGTGAGGCACTAGACATCATTGCTATGCTCGACGGCTTCTTCCAAGAAGGTAAAGCTATTCGTTATTCGATTATTCATGCAGAGTCAAATCAAATAATAGGCTCCTGCGGCTTCAATTTCTTAGACTTCGAAAACTTAAAAACAGAAATTGGTTATGAGCTTGGGAAGGAATACTGGGGTAAAGGCTATGCCGGGGAGGCCATTAACTGCTTAGTGGATTATGCATTCCATACGCTTCATTTCAATAGAGTCGAAGCAAAAGTCGAGCCTGAAAACAGCAACTCCATAAGACTGTTGGAAAAGCTGCATTTCCAGTTTGAAGGCACCTTACGAAAATCCGAGAAATCAAAAGGCCTATTGATTGATTTAAATATGTATTCGAAGCTAATAACGGATTAA
- the addA gene encoding helicase-exonuclease AddAB subunit AddA: MNERTPLPKKPADALWTDDQWKAIASDGSDILVAAAAGSGKTAVLVERIIKKVISEEKPLDVDRLLIVTFTNASAAEMRHRISEALEKEIKRQPGSRHLRKQLGLLNKASISTLHSFCLEIVRSHYYLLDIDPAFRIGDATEMELIRDEALEDMLEDEYGIPDNEDFFRLVDAFTDDRSDRTILEIIRRLDDFARSNPDPSAWLNGLADMYNVDPSAKIEELPFYPVLEFDINMRLQAAKEMIEEGYQLTLLPEGPAALGETFKADETVIDGLWQSVQNGWSAMSEAFNGAAFVKAKSIRKGTCDEALAKRAKTIRDNVKKSIKAIADDLFFRKEESFIKDMIDMKPYVITLARLVQAFQQRFTQAKLERGIVDFSDLEHMALEILATKENGEWIPSNVALEYRKKFKEVLVDEYQDTNMVQETILQLVTEEGEAAGNMFMVGDVKQSIYRFRLAEPNLFMGKYGRFLPVPEDSGMKIDLNKNFRSRREVLAGTNFLFKQLMGKMVGEIDYDEAAELKKGAAYPEEEEYPIELYLIDKSEETMETADGEEDEDMEAVLLEARQMAEIIKTLIEERRKIYDAKTKTYRNITYRDIVILLRSMPWAPAIMDEFRAQGIPVYADLSTGYFEATEVAIMISLLQVIDNPYQDIPLASVLRSPMVGLNEEELADIRITMPKGTFYEALKEYCCKGSAEKYGSAFTRVQTFFKQLDIWRTEARQGALSSLIWQLYRDTGYYDFVGGMPGGKQRQANLLALYTRAQQYEESSFRGIFRFLRFIDRMRERGSDLGAARALGEQEDVVRLMTIHSSKGLEFPVVLLGGLSRNFNQMDLRKSYLIDKDLGLAFRYVNPELRLTYPSLPQIAFKKKMQLENISEEMRVLYVALTRAKEKLYLIGTVSDGVKALDKWSAYSKREDWLLPDYVRANAVSYMDWIGPALCRHQSVTEGASGEVAEHPSRWQVHLRGGSSLQSVKEEESLETKQLFESIQQMEPVPIESKYHEHVKRQLAWEYEYTSATGERSKQSVSELKRMNEPEDPYSAATLVKARFKQTNLKRPSFIQQKKMTPAERGTLVHLVMQHIDAREPVNEESIQTLVERLVMKEFITKEQAEAIDAAQLLGFFESEIGQRMKHAKEIRKEVPFTMAYPAREAYHDWDGGDENILVQGIVDCLFEDENGLVLVDYKTDAITGRFPNGFEEAEEVLRARYVKQIELYTRALEQILKREIKEKYLFFFDGAHFIKL, translated from the coding sequence ATGAATGAACGAACACCGTTGCCCAAAAAGCCCGCTGATGCGCTTTGGACAGATGACCAATGGAAGGCCATCGCCTCAGACGGCAGTGATATCCTTGTTGCTGCCGCTGCCGGGAGCGGGAAGACAGCAGTCCTTGTTGAGCGGATCATAAAGAAGGTTATCTCTGAGGAAAAGCCGCTCGATGTTGACCGCCTATTAATAGTAACCTTTACAAATGCTTCAGCTGCTGAGATGCGCCACCGGATTTCGGAGGCGCTAGAAAAGGAAATTAAGCGCCAGCCTGGTTCAAGACATTTACGCAAACAGCTTGGGCTTTTGAATAAGGCTTCCATTTCCACGCTTCACTCCTTCTGCTTGGAGATTGTCAGAAGCCATTATTATTTGCTCGACATTGACCCTGCCTTTCGAATCGGCGATGCGACAGAAATGGAGCTGATTCGAGATGAGGCATTAGAGGACATGCTTGAGGATGAGTATGGCATTCCAGATAATGAGGACTTTTTCCGACTTGTGGATGCTTTTACAGATGACCGAAGCGACCGGACCATCTTGGAAATTATCCGCAGGCTCGATGATTTTGCCCGCTCTAATCCAGATCCTAGTGCATGGCTGAATGGTTTGGCTGACATGTATAATGTCGACCCGTCAGCGAAGATTGAGGAGCTGCCATTTTATCCGGTGCTTGAATTTGATATTAACATGCGTCTTCAAGCAGCGAAGGAAATGATTGAGGAGGGGTACCAATTAACCCTTCTCCCTGAGGGTCCGGCTGCTTTGGGGGAAACCTTCAAGGCGGATGAGACTGTGATTGACGGCCTTTGGCAATCCGTGCAAAATGGCTGGTCAGCGATGTCTGAAGCCTTTAATGGGGCAGCCTTCGTAAAGGCAAAATCCATCCGTAAAGGCACATGCGATGAAGCTCTTGCCAAGCGGGCGAAAACGATTCGCGATAATGTGAAGAAGTCCATTAAGGCGATTGCTGATGACCTCTTCTTTAGGAAAGAAGAGAGCTTCATCAAGGACATGATAGACATGAAACCGTATGTCATCACGCTTGCGCGGCTTGTTCAAGCATTCCAGCAAAGATTCACGCAAGCTAAGCTTGAACGAGGCATCGTGGATTTCTCAGACCTTGAGCATATGGCTTTAGAAATCCTTGCAACAAAAGAAAATGGGGAATGGATACCAAGTAATGTTGCTCTTGAGTACCGGAAGAAGTTCAAGGAAGTGCTCGTCGATGAGTATCAGGATACGAATATGGTCCAAGAAACTATCCTGCAGCTTGTGACCGAAGAGGGAGAAGCTGCAGGCAATATGTTCATGGTCGGGGATGTGAAGCAGTCTATTTACCGCTTTCGTCTTGCCGAACCGAATTTATTCATGGGTAAATATGGCCGATTCCTGCCCGTGCCGGAAGATAGCGGAATGAAAATCGACTTGAACAAAAACTTCCGCAGCCGGCGCGAGGTGCTTGCCGGGACGAACTTCTTATTTAAGCAGCTCATGGGCAAAATGGTTGGTGAGATTGATTATGATGAAGCGGCTGAGCTGAAAAAGGGAGCGGCTTATCCGGAGGAAGAGGAGTACCCCATTGAGCTCTATCTGATTGATAAATCAGAGGAGACGATGGAAACGGCTGACGGCGAAGAGGATGAGGATATGGAAGCCGTCCTTCTGGAAGCAAGGCAGATGGCGGAAATCATTAAAACATTGATTGAGGAACGCCGTAAAATCTATGATGCGAAAACAAAAACGTACCGTAATATTACTTATCGGGACATTGTCATCCTGCTTCGTTCCATGCCATGGGCACCGGCCATCATGGATGAGTTCAGGGCACAGGGAATCCCGGTCTATGCAGATCTATCGACTGGTTATTTTGAGGCGACTGAAGTAGCAATCATGATTTCCTTGCTGCAGGTCATCGATAATCCATATCAGGATATCCCGCTTGCCTCTGTATTGCGCTCGCCAATGGTCGGGCTGAATGAAGAGGAGCTGGCTGATATCCGCATCACGATGCCAAAAGGAACCTTTTATGAGGCGCTGAAGGAATACTGCTGTAAGGGTTCTGCAGAGAAATACGGCTCTGCCTTTACAAGGGTGCAGACCTTCTTTAAGCAGCTTGATATATGGCGGACAGAAGCTCGCCAAGGGGCTTTATCAAGCTTGATTTGGCAGCTTTACCGTGATACGGGCTATTATGATTTTGTTGGCGGAATGCCCGGAGGAAAGCAAAGGCAGGCCAATTTACTGGCGCTCTACACAAGGGCACAGCAATATGAGGAAAGCTCCTTCCGCGGAATCTTTCGTTTCCTCCGCTTCATCGACCGGATGAGGGAGAGGGGAAGCGACCTTGGAGCAGCGCGGGCACTTGGTGAACAGGAGGATGTTGTCCGCCTGATGACGATTCACAGCAGTAAGGGGCTCGAATTCCCGGTTGTTCTTCTGGGAGGCCTATCCCGAAACTTTAACCAAATGGACCTGCGGAAATCGTATTTGATTGATAAGGACTTAGGACTTGCCTTCCGTTACGTGAATCCGGAGCTGCGTCTCACATACCCATCCTTGCCGCAGATTGCCTTTAAGAAAAAAATGCAGCTAGAGAATATTTCTGAGGAAATGCGTGTTCTCTATGTGGCCTTAACACGTGCCAAGGAGAAGCTGTACTTGATTGGAACCGTCTCAGATGGCGTGAAGGCACTCGATAAATGGTCTGCCTACAGCAAGAGGGAGGATTGGCTTCTTCCCGATTATGTACGTGCCAATGCGGTTTCCTATATGGATTGGATTGGTCCTGCTCTCTGCCGTCATCAATCCGTGACAGAAGGGGCAAGCGGCGAGGTTGCCGAGCATCCTTCTAGATGGCAGGTTCATCTTCGGGGGGGAAGCTCGCTTCAATCCGTCAAGGAAGAGGAAAGCTTGGAGACAAAGCAATTGTTTGAATCCATTCAGCAAATGGAGCCTGTCCCGATTGAATCGAAGTATCATGAACATGTCAAACGACAGCTCGCATGGGAGTACGAATATACAAGTGCAACTGGAGAACGGTCGAAGCAATCCGTATCCGAATTGAAACGAATGAATGAGCCAGAGGATCCGTACAGTGCAGCAACGCTCGTCAAAGCCCGGTTCAAGCAAACGAACCTAAAGCGTCCGTCCTTTATACAGCAGAAGAAGATGACACCTGCCGAACGCGGGACATTGGTCCATCTCGTTATGCAGCATATTGATGCACGCGAGCCGGTGAATGAAGAGTCTATTCAGACCTTGGTGGAAAGGCTTGTTATGAAGGAGTTCATTACGAAGGAGCAGGCAGAGGCAATTGATGCCGCTCAGCTACTTGGCTTCTTTGAAAGTGAAATTGGACAGCGAATGAAGCACGCGAAAGAAATCCGTAAGGAAGTACCATTCACGATGGCTTACCCAGCAAGGGAAGCCTATCATGATTGGGACGGCGGGGATGAGAATATCCTCGTGCAAGGGATTGTTGACTGCCTGTTCGAGGATGAAAATGGCCTCGTGCTCGTCGATTACAAAACCGATGCTATTACCGGCCGCTTCCCGAACGGATTTGAAGAAGCAGAAGAAGTATTGAGGGCGCGTTATGTGAAGCAGATTGAACTATACACACGCGCATTGGAGCAAATATTGAAGAGAGAGATTAAGGAGAAGTACTTGTTCTTCTTTGACGGCGCCCATTTCATTAAGCTATAG